The sequence GCATAGAATCCACAAGCGCCTGCCCTGCCATCGTTCACCTGGATCAAGTCTCCCTGAATGGTCACTTCCCTGCCAATCAGGGTGGTAGAGAACGCATTGTTCATAGACTGGGTAAGCATCACACTCGAATCTATGCCATTGCTGATGTTCTCAAGCTGTTCGAGAGAACTGAACTGTGTCATCTGGCCTATGAATTCGGTGTTATCCATCGGTTCCATAGGATTCTGATGACTCATCTGGGCGACCAGGAGCTGAAGAAAATCGTCCTTCCCCATGGCCCCCTGATCGGTAAAGGCCGACCGACCGGCCGACTGTGTATTCACTCCGTTTATATCCAAGATCTTCCTCCTCAGACCAACAGGTCGATCCCGCCTGAATCGTTCCTGACCGTTTCCGCGTGCCTGCCGACTATAACCGGTTTGTCGAGTGCGGTTTCTCCGACGGACATATCATCGTCGGACATGTTCCATTCCGAATGTTTATCAGTATCGTTGACCGAAACGTCAAGTTTCTCGAGAACGAATCCTTCGTTCATGATCGCATCGGCAAGCCTGCCCGTACCGCCATCGACAGCGCCCTTGATAGCGACCGATTCGACGAGGATCGAAGCCCTTACCTTCTTTCCCCTGACCTCGACCCGGATCTTCATCTCACCGAGTTCGGGTGGGGACAGAAACATCTTTATCTCCTGAACGC is a genomic window of Candidatus Latescibacterota bacterium containing:
- a CDS encoding flagellar hook assembly protein FlgD; its protein translation is MDINGVNTQSAGRSAFTDQGAMGKDDFLQLLVAQMSHQNPMEPMDNTEFIGQMTQFSSLEQLENISNGIDSSVMLTQSMNNAFSTTLIGREVTIQGDLIQVNDGRAGACGFYAPTAGNAVVTITDSTGEEIRVLTARADEVGYVEIEWDQEDFEGNDVGDGEYYVSVKFEGDDGSAGEISSFITGRVTSLRFIDGNAYLTVAGREYNLAQIIEISE